From the genome of Reinekea thalattae:
AAGGTATAAGGGCAAATGAAAGCAACGTGTTTGTAGTGTTGTAGTGATGGACAGCCCGCAATGCCCCTTTACCGGCTCGAGAACTCGCTGCGCTCAGACACACTCGCCGATAAACACGCATTGCAGGCCCGTCTTTGCAGTGAATATTTTTACCAAGACCAATGAAAAGGAAACTTGTTAAATAAAGGGGCTAAGAAGGACTAATATCAAAATAATGTATAACGAAGAATCTCATACCAAATATGCTGGTTATCGTTAGCCTAACGCCCGTCTTTGGTTTGTCTCAATGCGCGAGGGTGTCTGAGCGCAGCGAGTTTTCGAGTGCGTTTAGGGAAACCAAGACGCGGCGGTAGAACAGGAAAGGTATCAAGAAAAAGGGTTTGGGTTAGGTTCTTACTTCCAGGTGTCATACCAGTGTTGATAATTATCGAGTTGGCTTTGTTCAGGGAAGCGTTGCTCATGCCAGAGTAATTCGGTGATTTTCGCTAAGCAGCGAGCTAAATCTAATTCATCTTCATCTGGTTTGAAGGTTGCTATTAATTGTTGCCATTGGGGTTCATCTAGTGAAAACCCTTGCGAAATAAAGGCAAGATCAATTAACGGGTCGCCAAGAGCTGCGTATTCCCAATCCAGTAAGTTTAACGATTGTTCTGTTTCGATAATGTTATCGGGGTGAAGGTCAAAGTGACAAAGCACTGGATTTGCCGGAAGGCGATAACGTTCGAACTGTTGCTCTAGCAGTTGTCTCCAATCTTGATTGGCATAAAAAGACGGTGCCTGTAAATGTCGAATTTCTTGTCGGATATCCATCGCGGCGTGTTGTTGGATTTGCGAGCAGGGCACCGTATGGAGTTCTTTGACTAGTTGAATGAGTCGCTCCAAATTTTGGTCTTTTTCAAGATTGAATCGATCTCCTTGAATCCATTTGCTTAAACAGAGGTCATTGTCGATATAAACAATGTTAGGGCTCCACGAATAATTTTGAATAGCCATTAAAATGTCGCATTCTTTTTGACGATTAATCCCTAAGGCTGCCGAGTAGGGATTGTTGATGCGTAACGCCCAAGATTTCAGTTCGCTGTCTAATCGATACACGCTATTTGTTAGACTATGACTGATTCGATGAATTTTAAGGTTTACACCGGTGAAGCAGGCGATCGACTCTAGGTGTTTTCTAAGTGTCATATAAATCTTTTTTGTTCCTTGAAACGTAGGTAAACTATGACTCGTTCTTGCCGGGGTGCCAAGCAACGTTTTTATTATTAGACGTGTGGCTGAGACTGACCCGTTGAACCTGACCCAGTTAATACTGGCGTAGGGAGCAGACAGGCTGTATTTTCCAGCCCCTCTCTTTTTTATTCATTATATTGGATGAATAAAAACGCCGGTATCAATAATCTAATTGATACAGGAAATATTATGAAGCTGTTATTTAAACCTTTCTTATTGTCTTTGCTACTGGCATCGTTTAGCCAAGCACAAACTCTAACCGTTTATACTTATCAATCTTTTACTAGCGAATGGGGTCCAGGCCCACAAATTGAGACTCTATTTGAAGCTCAGTGTGATTGTGATGTCGAATTTATTGGTTTAGAAGATGGGGTATCACTGTTAAATCGATTACGTTTAGAAGGCCAGCAGACCAGCGCCGATATTGTATTGGGTTTAGACGATGCACTTATTGAAGAGACAAAAGCATTAAATTTGTTACAAGCGCACGGCATGACCTTTGAAAACTTAGACCTTCCGTATGCATTTAATGACGACCAATTTGTTCCATACGATTACGGCCATTTTGCTTTTATTTATGATGACCAAAAAGTTACTGACGTACCCAGCTCACTAAAAGAATTAGTTGAAGACTCTGAGCTAAGCATTATTTATCAGGATCCTCGTACCAGTACACCAGGCCAAGGTTTAATGCTTTGGGTTAAAGCTGTTTATGGTGATGAAAGTGCACAAGCATGGCAGCAA
Proteins encoded in this window:
- a CDS encoding phosphotransferase, whose translation is MTLRKHLESIACFTGVNLKIHRISHSLTNSVYRLDSELKSWALRINNPYSAALGINRQKECDILMAIQNYSWSPNIVYIDNDLCLSKWIQGDRFNLEKDQNLERLIQLVKELHTVPCSQIQQHAAMDIRQEIRHLQAPSFYANQDWRQLLEQQFERYRLPANPVLCHFDLHPDNIIETEQSLNLLDWEYAALGDPLIDLAFISQGFSLDEPQWQQLIATFKPDEDELDLARCLAKITELLWHEQRFPEQSQLDNYQHWYDTWK
- the thiB gene encoding thiamine ABC transporter substrate binding subunit; its protein translation is MKLLFKPFLLSLLLASFSQAQTLTVYTYQSFTSEWGPGPQIETLFEAQCDCDVEFIGLEDGVSLLNRLRLEGQQTSADIVLGLDDALIEETKALNLLQAHGMTFENLDLPYAFNDDQFVPYDYGHFAFIYDDQKVTDVPSSLKELVEDSELSIIYQDPRTSTPGQGLMLWVKAVYGDESAQAWQQLKEKTVTVTPGWSEAYSLFLEGKSDLVLSYVTSPAYHMTWDETEQYKAAEFSEGHYVQIEMAAALKTSKEPELAKSFLQFLISTEAQAVLASTNWMQPVLKDAETPAAFDKLITPKTIYTPSSTVYKNRKQWLREWRSSAS